One stretch of Chitinophaga pendula DNA includes these proteins:
- a CDS encoding EamA family transporter produces MSNKTKLIACLGAVYIIWGSTYLGMKIATQGMPPFLISTWRFVCAGSILLLIGIIKERQWPDRRQVLSAAAVGALLIGVGNGGTALAVHYMPSGLVALIVAAMPAWFVGLDWLFFSKKRPTNMTIWGILIGFTGLFILFNPFAHHSTRDYPLWPIAVVVTGSICWATGSLMVQRLRMPTQMISTAIQMLSGAVVSILASLLFERADWHGTDLMTPATWTAFVYLVAIGSLVGFTSYSWLARNAPPRLVSTYAYVNPVVALFLGWAIANEALTGIAVLASAIVVCGVVLMTMGRRLQ; encoded by the coding sequence ATGTCCAATAAAACCAAGTTGATTGCCTGCCTCGGCGCAGTATATATTATATGGGGATCTACCTATCTAGGCATGAAGATCGCCACCCAGGGGATGCCTCCTTTTCTGATCTCCACCTGGCGATTTGTATGTGCAGGTAGTATTTTACTCCTGATCGGTATTATCAAAGAAAGACAATGGCCAGATAGGCGACAGGTCCTGTCGGCTGCGGCAGTTGGTGCCTTACTAATTGGAGTTGGCAATGGCGGCACGGCTCTAGCGGTTCACTATATGCCCAGCGGTTTGGTCGCCCTGATTGTAGCAGCAATGCCTGCCTGGTTTGTAGGACTGGATTGGCTGTTTTTTAGCAAAAAACGTCCGACAAATATGACTATTTGGGGCATTTTGATCGGTTTTACTGGATTATTTATCTTATTTAACCCTTTTGCTCACCACAGCACCCGGGATTATCCACTTTGGCCGATCGCCGTGGTGGTGACCGGATCTATTTGCTGGGCAACAGGATCACTCATGGTACAACGCCTGCGTATGCCGACACAAATGATCTCCACCGCCATACAGATGTTATCAGGCGCTGTGGTGTCTATACTAGCCAGCCTGCTTTTCGAACGGGCGGACTGGCATGGTACCGATCTGATGACGCCGGCAACCTGGACGGCCTTTGTTTATCTCGTGGCCATTGGTTCACTCGTCGGTTTTACTTCCTATAGCTGGTTGGCACGTAATGCACCTCCCCGGTTGGTGTCTACCTACGCCTATGTGAATCCTGTCGTTGCCTTGTTCCTCGGATGGGCAATCGCCAACGAAGCGCTAACTGGCATCGCCGTGTTAGCCTCTGCTATCGTGGTTTGCGGCGTTGTGTTAATGACCATGGGACGCCGCCTCCAATAA
- a CDS encoding CGNR zinc finger domain-containing protein, which translates to MSSTVPMATLRLDGGILCLDFVNTIDNRFRESGIDYLTGYQQLLEWHDHVRVIPTKLLQTLQRLSRSYPAQATLVFEKSLQLREVLYQLFTTIISKKSPAAPDLQTFNNYVTETLAHVTLIYDKGSRQGNVIFTSPVMEQAMWWVVQSALTLWTSDQLPLIRQCPACGWLFMDRSKNRSRKWCSMETCGGLDKVKACYERKKKQEKNNRHPLSR; encoded by the coding sequence ATGTCATCGACTGTTCCCATGGCAACTTTACGGCTGGATGGCGGGATACTTTGCCTTGATTTTGTCAATACAATTGATAACCGGTTCCGGGAGTCCGGAATAGACTATCTTACGGGTTATCAGCAACTGCTAGAATGGCATGACCATGTGCGGGTCATACCGACCAAGTTATTGCAGACACTACAACGCCTTAGCAGATCTTACCCCGCTCAGGCCACCCTCGTTTTCGAAAAATCACTTCAATTACGGGAGGTCCTCTACCAACTTTTTACGACGATCATATCAAAAAAATCACCTGCAGCACCCGACTTACAGACCTTCAATAACTATGTAACGGAGACGTTAGCCCATGTTACTTTAATATATGATAAGGGGAGTCGCCAGGGTAATGTGATATTTACGTCACCGGTTATGGAACAGGCGATGTGGTGGGTGGTGCAATCAGCCTTAACCTTATGGACGTCTGATCAGTTGCCGTTGATACGCCAATGTCCCGCTTGCGGATGGTTGTTTATGGACCGGAGTAAAAACCGCTCCCGTAAATGGTGTAGTATGGAAACTTGCGGGGGGCTCGACAAAGTGAAGGCATGTTATGAAAGGAAAAAGAAACAGGAAAAGAATAATCGGCATCCATTATCGCGCTAA